From the genome of Nakamurella flavida, one region includes:
- the lepB gene encoding signal peptidase I, which translates to MSDDRSAAPGPVDPQEPDGDPTGSAPAAGSGGTARAPKKKRPFWIEFPILIVIAFVLTFLIQTFLVKVYYVPSGSMETTLHGAASGGDRILANKVVYDFRDPQPGDVAVFKGPENWVPEVRINSPSNWFSSLAASVGSVVGIAPPDEKDFVKRVIATGGQTVECCDATGNVMVDGRSLDEPYIYEPIPFVPGVQDCQSVPLSSRCFGPVTIPEGQIWMMGDHRSDSADSSYQCQGQPPGNGAQCQGPVPVDNVIGKAIFIVMPPSRWGTIGNPDIDPSAQALALSSGAGVSTAAAPALGLLGTMVLRGGVAMTPGRRRRRRTRRAERRTAR; encoded by the coding sequence ATGAGTGACGATCGTTCTGCCGCACCCGGTCCCGTCGACCCACAGGAACCGGACGGGGACCCGACGGGGTCGGCCCCGGCCGCCGGTTCCGGCGGCACCGCTCGGGCGCCGAAGAAGAAGCGCCCGTTCTGGATCGAGTTCCCGATCCTCATCGTCATCGCGTTCGTGCTGACCTTCCTCATCCAGACGTTCCTGGTGAAGGTCTACTACGTGCCCTCCGGGTCGATGGAGACCACGCTGCACGGTGCCGCGTCCGGCGGGGACCGCATCCTGGCCAACAAGGTGGTCTACGACTTCCGAGACCCGCAACCGGGCGATGTCGCGGTGTTCAAGGGCCCGGAGAACTGGGTGCCCGAGGTCCGCATCAACAGCCCGTCCAACTGGTTCTCCTCGCTGGCCGCCTCGGTCGGGTCGGTCGTCGGCATCGCCCCGCCCGACGAGAAGGATTTCGTGAAGCGGGTGATCGCCACCGGCGGTCAGACGGTGGAGTGCTGTGATGCCACCGGGAACGTGATGGTCGACGGGCGGAGCCTGGACGAGCCGTACATCTACGAGCCGATCCCGTTCGTCCCCGGTGTGCAGGACTGTCAGAGCGTCCCGCTGTCCAGCCGCTGCTTCGGCCCCGTCACCATCCCGGAGGGGCAGATCTGGATGATGGGTGACCATCGGTCCGACTCCGCCGACTCCTCCTACCAGTGCCAGGGTCAGCCCCCGGGCAACGGGGCGCAGTGCCAGGGCCCCGTCCCGGTCGACAACGTGATCGGCAAGGCCATCTTCATCGTCATGCCGCCCTCCCGGTGGGGGACGATCGGCAACCCGGACATCGATCCCTCCGCACAGGCCCTTGCCCTGTCCTCCGGGGCGGGGGTGTCCACCGCGGCCGCGCCCGCTCTGGGCCTGCTCGGGACGATGGTGCTGCGGGGCGGGGTGGCCATGACGCCGGGTCGTCGCCGGCGGCGTCGCACCCGACGGGCGGAGCGGCGGACGGCTCGATGA
- the rplS gene encoding 50S ribosomal protein L19 translates to MQTLDELDSASLRTDMPDFRPGDTVRVHVKVIEGTRSRVQVFAGHVIRRQNGGIRETFTVRKISFGVGVERTFPVHSPNIDKVELVTRGDVRRAKLYYLRELRGKAAKIKEKRTPIVK, encoded by the coding sequence ATGCAGACCCTGGACGAACTGGACTCCGCCTCGTTGCGGACCGACATGCCGGACTTCCGTCCCGGTGACACCGTTCGGGTGCACGTGAAGGTCATCGAGGGCACGCGCTCCCGTGTGCAGGTCTTCGCCGGGCACGTCATCCGTCGCCAGAACGGCGGCATCCGCGAGACCTTCACCGTCCGGAAGATCAGCTTCGGTGTCGGCGTCGAGCGCACCTTCCCGGTGCACTCCCCGAACATCGACAAGGTCGAGCTCGTGACCCGCGGTGACGTGCGTCGCGCCAAGCTCTACTACCTGCGCGAGCTGCGCGGGAAGGCCGCCAAGATCAAGGAGAAGCGCACCCCGATCGTCAAGTGA
- the trmD gene encoding tRNA (guanosine(37)-N1)-methyltransferase TrmD has product MRIDVITLFPEYLDPLRASLVGRAQQDGRFALAVHDLRQFATDRHRTVDDSPYGGGAGMVMRADVWGRALDAVAGPDTVLVVPTPAGERLDQTLAAELAGAQHLVFACGRYEGIDQRVADVAAETMAVREISIGDYVLAGGEVAVLVMVEAVARLLPGVLGNPESAVTDSFGAGSPGLLEHPQYTRPPVYRGRPIPAVLTSGDHAAVARWQRDESLRRTARRRPDLLAVLDADTLDEADVAVLVAEQVPVPEPALRRAEESAQARRTKAEKAAARRARRG; this is encoded by the coding sequence GTGCGCATCGACGTCATCACGCTCTTCCCGGAGTACCTGGATCCGTTGCGCGCCTCCCTGGTCGGCCGGGCCCAGCAGGACGGGCGGTTCGCCCTCGCCGTGCACGACCTGCGGCAGTTCGCCACCGATCGGCATCGCACCGTGGACGACAGCCCGTACGGCGGTGGCGCCGGAATGGTGATGCGGGCCGACGTCTGGGGACGGGCGTTGGACGCCGTGGCCGGACCGGACACCGTGCTGGTCGTCCCCACCCCCGCCGGTGAACGTCTCGACCAGACTCTCGCGGCCGAGCTGGCCGGAGCGCAGCACCTGGTGTTCGCCTGCGGCCGCTACGAGGGCATCGACCAGCGGGTGGCCGACGTGGCCGCCGAGACCATGGCCGTGCGCGAGATCTCCATCGGCGACTACGTGCTCGCCGGCGGCGAGGTGGCCGTCCTGGTGATGGTCGAGGCCGTCGCCCGCCTGCTCCCCGGGGTGCTCGGCAATCCCGAGTCCGCGGTGACCGACTCGTTCGGCGCCGGATCGCCGGGCCTGCTGGAACACCCGCAGTACACCCGGCCCCCGGTCTACCGTGGCCGTCCCATCCCGGCCGTGCTGACCTCGGGGGACCACGCGGCCGTGGCCCGGTGGCAGCGTGACGAGTCCCTGCGGCGCACTGCCCGTCGGCGGCCGGACCTGCTCGCCGTGCTGGACGCCGACACCCTGGACGAGGCCGACGTCGCGGTCCTGGTCGCCGAACAGGTCCCGGTGCCCGAACCCGCCCTGCGGCGCGCGGAGGAATCCGCTCAGGCCCGCCGGACGAAGGCCGAGAAGGCGGCGGCCCGCCGGGCCCGGCGGGGATGA
- the rimM gene encoding ribosome maturation factor RimM (Essential for efficient processing of 16S rRNA): MFVQVGLVGRPHGVKGEVTVQISTDDPADRFAAGSELLTDPAGRGPLTVAGFRKSGPVLVVGFEGIEDRNAAETLRGTTLLVDSDELPPPMDDDEFYDHQLIGLSARLGDGTVLGEVVDVLHPPAAPVLQVRRGGDVEDELVPFVSAIVPTVDLPGGFLVIDPPDGMFAS, encoded by the coding sequence ATGTTCGTCCAGGTCGGACTCGTCGGCCGCCCCCACGGGGTGAAGGGCGAGGTCACCGTGCAGATCAGCACGGACGACCCCGCTGACCGCTTCGCCGCCGGATCGGAGCTGTTGACCGATCCGGCGGGTCGCGGCCCGCTCACCGTCGCCGGCTTCCGGAAGTCCGGGCCGGTGCTCGTCGTCGGGTTCGAGGGCATCGAGGACCGGAACGCCGCCGAGACGCTGCGGGGCACCACCCTGCTCGTCGACAGCGACGAACTTCCGCCGCCCATGGACGACGACGAGTTCTACGACCACCAGTTGATCGGGTTGTCGGCCCGGCTGGGCGACGGCACTGTCCTCGGCGAGGTCGTCGACGTCCTGCACCCCCCGGCCGCGCCGGTGCTGCAGGTCCGCCGGGGCGGTGACGTCGAGGACGAACTGGTCCCGTTCGTCTCGGCCATCGTGCCCACCGTCGATCTGCCGGGCGGCTTCCTGGTCATCGACCCGCCGGACGGCATGTTCGCGTCCTGA
- a CDS encoding RNA-binding protein, producing MSVLEDALDHLVRGIVEHDEDVSVEMTTGRRGRTLQVRVHPDDLGKVIGRGGRTATALRTVMSAVGGRGIRVDVVDTDR from the coding sequence GTGAGTGTGCTGGAGGACGCCCTGGACCACCTGGTCCGGGGCATCGTCGAGCACGACGAGGACGTCAGCGTCGAGATGACCACCGGTCGTCGTGGCCGCACCCTGCAGGTGCGCGTCCACCCCGACGATCTCGGCAAGGTCATCGGGCGCGGGGGCCGCACGGCCACCGCGCTGCGCACGGTGATGTCCGCCGTCGGCGGCCGTGGCATCCGGGTCGACGTCGTCGACACGGATCGCTGA
- the rpsP gene encoding 30S ribosomal protein S16, producing MAVKIKLARFGKIREPYYRIVVADSRTRRSGRAIEAIGKYHPKADPSVIEIDSARALYWLSVGAQPTESVEALLKVTGDWQKHKGLPGTEGTLRPQPEKVDKKALYEAAMASIGEDDNNSATTQRKRAPKAETPAEAPAESAESAPTAE from the coding sequence GTGGCTGTCAAGATCAAGCTCGCTCGCTTCGGCAAGATCCGCGAGCCGTACTACCGCATCGTCGTCGCCGATTCCCGCACCCGCCGCAGCGGCCGGGCCATCGAGGCGATCGGGAAGTACCACCCGAAGGCCGACCCCAGCGTCATCGAGATCGACTCCGCGCGTGCCCTGTACTGGCTGTCCGTCGGCGCCCAGCCGACCGAGTCCGTCGAGGCCCTGCTCAAGGTGACCGGCGACTGGCAGAAGCACAAGGGCCTGCCGGGCACCGAGGGCACCCTGCGCCCGCAGCCGGAGAAGGTCGACAAGAAGGCCCTCTACGAGGCGGCCATGGCCTCCATCGGCGAGGACGACAACAATTCCGCCACCACCCAGCGCAAGCGTGCGCCCAAGGCCGAGACCCCGGCCGAGGCGCCCGCGGAGAGCGCCGAATCGGCGCCGACCGCCGAGTGA
- a CDS encoding amidohydrolase family protein, with translation MAWTGRPRSAAARFRLRPQHAEVPEEVALVPDAELLRIVGPDAVTGDEVDLWVQDGVFVPPPGRARPDRVLRGFVSPGLVDAHCHVGYSARGAVDLAEAEEQARTDLATGVLAIRDCGSPLDTRPLVDRPDLPVLLRAGRHIARPKRYIRDLGVDLDDPADLPAEVARQVAYGDGWIKVVGDWIDRSLGDLAPLWPDDVLACAVAVAHDGGARVTAHVFGEDAIPGLLAAGIDCLEHGTGLTEESLAAVVDQGVHLVPTMINIANFPTFADAADRYPAYAKHMRDLHARSDATFASAFEAGVAVHAGTDAGGFVEHGRIVDEVLALNRVAPPRRVLAAAGREARDWLGLSTWEPGDSADLVLHPADPVAEPAVLRHPSLVMRSGRVVVGSP, from the coding sequence ATTGCCTGGACAGGCCGCCCCCGGTCAGCTGCCGCCCGGTTTCGACTTCGACCCCAGCACGCTGAAGTTCCCGAAGAAGTAGCCCTCGTGCCGGACGCCGAACTGCTCCGGATCGTCGGGCCCGACGCGGTCACCGGCGACGAGGTGGACCTCTGGGTGCAGGACGGGGTCTTCGTCCCGCCTCCCGGACGGGCACGACCCGACCGGGTCCTCCGCGGGTTCGTCTCGCCCGGTCTGGTGGACGCCCACTGCCACGTCGGCTACTCGGCGCGGGGAGCGGTGGACCTGGCCGAGGCCGAGGAGCAGGCCCGGACGGACCTGGCCACCGGGGTGCTGGCCATCCGGGACTGCGGGTCACCGCTGGACACCCGGCCGCTGGTCGACCGACCCGATCTGCCCGTGCTCCTCCGCGCCGGTCGGCACATCGCCCGGCCCAAGCGTTACATCCGCGACCTCGGCGTCGACCTGGACGACCCGGCCGATCTGCCGGCCGAGGTCGCCCGCCAGGTCGCCTACGGCGACGGCTGGATCAAGGTGGTGGGGGATTGGATCGACCGTTCCCTCGGTGATCTCGCCCCGCTCTGGCCGGACGACGTGCTCGCCTGCGCGGTGGCCGTCGCCCACGACGGCGGCGCACGGGTCACCGCACACGTCTTCGGCGAGGACGCGATCCCGGGGCTGCTGGCCGCCGGCATCGACTGTCTCGAGCACGGCACCGGGCTGACCGAGGAGTCCCTGGCCGCCGTGGTCGACCAGGGTGTGCACCTCGTGCCGACGATGATCAACATCGCCAATTTCCCGACCTTCGCGGACGCCGCCGACCGCTACCCCGCCTACGCCAAGCACATGCGGGACCTGCATGCGCGCAGTGACGCCACGTTCGCCTCGGCGTTCGAGGCCGGTGTCGCCGTCCACGCCGGGACGGACGCCGGCGGGTTCGTGGAGCACGGCCGCATCGTCGACGAGGTGCTGGCGCTGAACCGGGTGGCCCCGCCGCGACGGGTGCTGGCCGCCGCCGGCCGCGAGGCCCGGGACTGGCTCGGACTGTCGACCTGGGAGCCGGGGGACAGCGCCGACCTCGTGCTCCATCCGGCCGATCCCGTCGCCGAGCCGGCGGTGCTCCGGCATCCGTCGCTGGTGATGCGGTCCGGTCGGGTCGTCGTCGGTTCGCCCTGA
- the ffh gene encoding signal recognition particle protein: MFDTLSDRLGAIFTNLRGKGRLSPQDIDATCREIRIALLEADVALPVVRGFIGRIKERATGAEVSAALNPAQQIIKIVNEELVAILGGETRRLRFAKNPPTVILLAGLQGAGKTTLAGKLALWLRNQGHAPLLVACDLQRPNAVTQLQVVGQQAGVQVYAPEPGNGVGDPVAVARDSIRHAQVKQHDVVLVDTAGRLGVDAELMQQAADIRDAVSPDEILFVVDAMIGQDAVATAEAFQAGVGFTGVVLTKLDGDARGGAALSVRHVTGQPILFASTGEKLADFDTFHPDRMASRILGMGDMLSLIEQAEQVFEADEAEAMAAKLVGNDFTLDDFLQQMMMIRKMGPIGGLLGMLPGAGQMKEALAGVDDRDIDRTAAIIQSMTPGERQDPKIINSSRRQRIAKGSGSTVAQVNALVDRFFEARKMMQSMAGKFGLPGARSNRKAAKGRKGRKPAGRGPTAPKMKGLPGGFPNLAELGGMTGAGPGGPGQLPGQAAPGQLPPGFDFDPSTLKFPKK; this comes from the coding sequence GTGTTCGACACCCTGTCCGATCGCCTCGGCGCGATCTTCACCAATCTCCGCGGCAAGGGCCGACTGTCCCCGCAGGACATCGACGCCACCTGCCGGGAGATCCGCATCGCCCTCCTCGAGGCCGACGTCGCGCTCCCGGTGGTGCGCGGCTTCATCGGACGCATCAAGGAACGGGCCACCGGCGCCGAGGTGTCCGCCGCGCTGAACCCCGCGCAGCAGATCATCAAGATCGTCAACGAGGAACTGGTCGCCATCCTCGGTGGTGAGACCCGTCGACTGCGCTTCGCCAAGAACCCGCCGACCGTCATCCTGCTCGCCGGTCTGCAGGGCGCGGGCAAGACCACCCTGGCCGGCAAGCTCGCACTGTGGTTGCGCAACCAGGGGCACGCGCCCCTGCTGGTCGCCTGCGACCTCCAGCGGCCCAACGCCGTCACCCAGCTGCAGGTCGTCGGCCAGCAGGCCGGGGTGCAGGTGTACGCCCCGGAGCCCGGCAACGGCGTCGGCGACCCGGTCGCCGTGGCTCGCGACTCGATCCGGCATGCGCAGGTCAAGCAGCACGACGTCGTCCTGGTGGACACCGCCGGTCGGTTGGGTGTGGACGCCGAGCTGATGCAGCAGGCCGCCGACATCCGCGACGCGGTGTCCCCGGACGAGATCCTGTTCGTCGTCGACGCGATGATCGGGCAGGACGCCGTCGCCACCGCGGAGGCGTTCCAGGCCGGTGTCGGCTTCACCGGTGTGGTGCTGACCAAGCTGGACGGTGACGCGCGCGGTGGTGCCGCCCTGTCCGTCCGGCACGTCACCGGCCAGCCCATCCTCTTCGCCTCCACCGGCGAGAAGCTGGCCGACTTCGACACCTTCCACCCGGACCGGATGGCGTCCCGGATCCTGGGCATGGGCGACATGCTCAGCCTCATCGAGCAGGCCGAGCAGGTGTTCGAGGCCGACGAGGCCGAGGCGATGGCGGCCAAGCTGGTCGGCAACGACTTCACCCTGGACGACTTCCTCCAGCAGATGATGATGATCCGCAAGATGGGCCCCATCGGCGGGCTGCTGGGCATGCTGCCCGGGGCCGGCCAGATGAAGGAGGCCCTCGCGGGGGTCGACGACCGGGACATCGACCGGACGGCCGCGATCATCCAGTCGATGACGCCGGGGGAGCGGCAGGATCCGAAGATCATCAACTCCTCCCGCCGGCAGCGCATCGCCAAGGGCTCCGGCTCGACCGTGGCGCAGGTGAACGCGCTGGTCGACCGGTTCTTCGAGGCCCGCAAGATGATGCAGTCGATGGCCGGCAAGTTCGGCCTCCCGGGGGCACGGTCCAACCGGAAGGCGGCCAAGGGCCGCAAGGGCAGGAAGCCCGCCGGACGTGGCCCCACCGCCCCGAAGATGAAGGGGTTGCCCGGCGGGTTCCCCAACCTGGCCGAGCTCGGCGGGATGACCGGGGCCGGTCCCGGCGGTCCGGGTCAATTGCCTGGACAGGCCGCCCCCGGTCAGCTGCCGCCCGGTTTCGACTTCGACCCCAGCACGCTGAAGTTCCCGAAGAAGTAG